Proteins from one Streptomyces sp. NBC_00390 genomic window:
- a CDS encoding WXG100 family type VII secretion target yields the protein MPSDDDHIAVDFATLRRLAADLEDILKKLNEKLDLLYPRVEKVVLTWDGEARQAFVDELDKWDLSAQDLEAAQAWLHEMVVKGHSTYASAHQAVLRGWGAA from the coding sequence TTGCCGTCGGATGACGACCACATAGCAGTCGACTTCGCGACCCTGCGGAGGCTCGCGGCCGATCTCGAGGACATCCTCAAGAAGCTCAACGAAAAGCTGGACCTGCTCTATCCGCGAGTAGAGAAGGTCGTTCTGACCTGGGATGGTGAGGCGCGCCAAGCATTTGTCGACGAGCTCGACAAATGGGATCTGTCTGCCCAGGATCTGGAGGCGGCCCAGGCCTGGCTGCACGAGATGGTGGTCAAGGGCCACTCCACCTACGCCTCCGCGCACCAGGCTGTATTGCGCGGCTGGGGGGCCGCCTGA